The following are from one region of the Planctomonas sp. JC2975 genome:
- a CDS encoding Lrp/AsnC family transcriptional regulator: MSESKVPELDPVDRALVLALSSNARISGAALAAEAGVAESTVSLRLRNLQRRGVIAGYRLDVDLKAAGIPLQAMIAVRLAKHSRAQIDAFRAAAPHLPGVIALFHTAGADDYLLHVAARDAGELRDFVLDHLTGNPAVAHTETSLIFENAAGDGWQQLLDGP, translated from the coding sequence ATGTCCGAATCGAAGGTTCCCGAACTCGATCCCGTCGACCGTGCGCTCGTGCTCGCACTCTCAAGCAACGCCCGCATCTCCGGTGCCGCTCTGGCTGCGGAGGCGGGCGTCGCCGAGTCGACGGTCTCGCTGCGGCTGAGGAACCTGCAGCGAAGGGGCGTGATCGCCGGATACCGGCTCGACGTGGACCTGAAGGCTGCGGGCATCCCGCTGCAGGCGATGATCGCGGTGCGGCTGGCGAAGCACTCCCGCGCCCAGATCGACGCATTCCGCGCCGCTGCACCGCACCTGCCAGGCGTGATCGCGCTGTTCCACACGGCGGGTGCCGACGACTACCTGCTGCACGTCGCAGCACGGGATGCCGGAGAGCTGCGCGACTTCGTGCTCGACCACCTCACCGGCAACCCCGCCGTCGCGCACACCGAAACGAGCCTCATCTTCGAGAACGCCGCGGGAGACGGATGGCAGCAGCTCCTCGACGGGCCGTGA
- a CDS encoding CsbD family protein, with protein sequence MGNEEKFENKKDELWGKAKEATGDATGDDELKRQGKFDQTKANLKQAGEKVKDAFTDND encoded by the coding sequence ATGGGCAACGAAGAGAAGTTCGAGAACAAGAAGGACGAGCTCTGGGGCAAGGCCAAGGAAGCGACCGGTGACGCCACCGGCGACGACGAGCTGAAGCGGCAGGGCAAGTTCGATCAGACCAAGGCGAACCTCAAGCAGGCGGGCGAAAAGGTCAAGGACGCCTTCACGGACAACGACTGA
- a CDS encoding PLP-dependent aspartate aminotransferase family protein, with protein MTVSSIHPSTPSCAHLETRAVHAGMEGVAESGSHVPPIDLSTTNPLPGIEAGGDSYENLATGGVLNPGDSAVYQRLWQPGVARFERALADLEGTEESVAFASGMAALSACLMAAVAAGTPHIVAVRPLYGGTDHVLATGLLGTSVTWATPDGIADAIRPNTGLVVLETPANPTLELIDIADAVAQAGSVPVLVDNTFASPVLQRPAEQGARLVLHSATKYLGGHGDVMGGVVATDDAWARRLRGLRALTGGLLHPFAAYLLHRGLRTLPIRVCAQQETAAELARRLQDHPAVRRVMYPGLPGQDPLGLLGRQLEGPGSLISLDLGDYDGAVRFTEACRLVSHAVSLGGVDSLVQHPASLTHRPVEADAKPNAGVVRLSVGLEHVDDLTDDLMAALDVAAGMRRETTDMLAR; from the coding sequence ATGACAGTGTCGTCGATCCACCCCAGTACGCCCTCTTGCGCCCACCTGGAGACCCGCGCGGTCCACGCGGGCATGGAGGGTGTTGCCGAATCCGGATCGCACGTTCCGCCGATCGATCTCTCGACGACGAATCCGCTGCCCGGCATCGAGGCGGGCGGAGATTCGTACGAGAACCTCGCGACCGGCGGTGTGCTGAATCCGGGAGACTCTGCTGTCTATCAGCGGCTGTGGCAGCCGGGCGTCGCCCGATTCGAGCGTGCCCTCGCGGATCTGGAGGGAACGGAGGAGTCCGTCGCCTTCGCCTCGGGGATGGCCGCGCTCTCCGCCTGCCTGATGGCCGCCGTCGCCGCCGGCACGCCGCACATCGTCGCGGTGCGTCCGCTCTACGGCGGCACGGATCACGTGCTCGCCACCGGCCTGCTCGGCACGAGCGTGACCTGGGCGACGCCGGACGGTATCGCCGACGCCATCCGGCCGAACACGGGTCTCGTCGTGCTGGAGACGCCGGCGAACCCCACGCTCGAGCTCATCGACATCGCGGATGCTGTCGCGCAGGCGGGCAGCGTGCCGGTCCTCGTCGACAACACGTTCGCCTCCCCGGTGCTGCAGCGCCCGGCCGAGCAGGGCGCGCGGCTGGTGCTGCACAGTGCCACCAAGTACCTCGGCGGTCATGGTGACGTGATGGGCGGAGTCGTCGCGACGGATGACGCCTGGGCGCGCCGCCTGCGCGGACTCAGAGCGCTCACCGGCGGCCTGCTGCATCCGTTCGCGGCGTACCTGCTGCACCGCGGCCTGCGCACGCTACCCATCAGAGTGTGCGCCCAACAGGAGACCGCAGCGGAGCTGGCCAGGCGGCTGCAGGATCATCCTGCTGTGCGACGGGTGATGTACCCGGGGCTGCCGGGACAGGATCCGCTCGGCCTGCTCGGTCGGCAGCTGGAGGGTCCCGGATCACTCATCTCGCTCGACCTCGGCGACTACGACGGTGCCGTGCGCTTCACCGAGGCGTGCCGCTTGGTGTCGCACGCGGTGTCGCTCGGCGGTGTGGATTCGCTGGTGCAGCATCCGGCGTCGCTCACGCATCGCCCTGTCGAGGCCGACGCGAAGCCGAACGCCGGTGTCGTGCGGCTCTCGGTCGGGCTCGAACACGTTGACGACCTCACCGACGACCTGATGGCCGCGCTCGACGTCGCCGCGGGCATGCGGAGGGAGACGACCGACATGCTCGCTCGATAG
- a CDS encoding DUF6328 family protein produces MDQSELGDITDDIPDDGRTETVVQRSDRNWSDILQELRVTQTGTQIITGFLLALAFQPRFTTLDAFSSTIYLVLVCLAATATALNLTPVSLHRWLFRRHVKRELVVIGNVLLRITLATVGLLVIGVVLFIFDVVLSRAAGLVAGGITAAVVVALWILLPLAARRARG; encoded by the coding sequence GTGGATCAGAGCGAGCTCGGCGACATCACCGATGACATCCCCGACGACGGCCGCACGGAGACGGTCGTGCAGCGGTCGGACCGCAACTGGTCGGACATCCTGCAAGAGCTGCGGGTGACGCAGACCGGCACTCAGATCATCACCGGGTTCCTGCTCGCGCTGGCGTTCCAGCCCCGATTCACGACTCTGGACGCCTTCTCGTCGACCATCTATCTCGTGCTCGTGTGCCTCGCGGCGACAGCGACCGCGCTCAACCTCACCCCGGTGAGCCTGCACCGCTGGCTGTTCCGGAGGCACGTGAAGCGCGAGCTCGTGGTGATCGGCAACGTGCTGCTGCGCATCACGCTCGCCACGGTGGGCCTGCTCGTGATCGGCGTCGTGCTGTTCATCTTCGACGTCGTGCTGTCGCGCGCCGCCGGGCTCGTGGCCGGCGGCATCACGGCGGCGGTCGTCGTGGCGCTCTGGATCCTTCTGCCGCTGGCGGCCAGGCGGGCCAGAGGTTGA
- a CDS encoding DEAD/DEAH box helicase — translation MSRAAPADTSRTVGTWAIEHLSPSFPARAPWGTASKLRAWQAEALEAYFRYEPRDFLAAATPGAGKTTFALRLAVELLKRRTVERVTIVAPTEHLKRQWAEAAARVGIPIDPNFKNAHGRYGSHYRGIAVTYAQVAVNASLHRDITMDRRTLVILDEVHHGGDALSWGDAIRESFERAERRLSLTGTPFRSDTSPIPFVTYLQNREGIRTSRTDYNYGYGRALADGVVRPVLFMVYAGHMRWRTKTGDQMEARLGEGNTKDITSQAWRTALDPKGEWIPQVLHAADRRLSEVRQQVPDAGGLVIATDQVAARAYAAILESICGEKVTVVLSDEKESSERIAEFAEDDSRWMVAVRMVSEGVDVPRLAVGVYATSASTPLFFAQAIGRFVRARRRGETASVFLPDVPVLMALARALELERDHALDRMSTDGEGDLWNPEDAMMAAAERNDKASDSLQQEFAFEALDSHAAFDRVMYDGTEFGGFAEPGSDEEWDFIGIPGLLEPDQVHELLRTRQARQAKRAANRKPSASGEPQQSPPAPVYRTLKEQRSLLNSLVGLYAKNSGEAHGLVHAELRRLCGGPTVAQASVTQLQARIDLLRKRLGHH, via the coding sequence ATGTCCCGCGCCGCGCCCGCGGACACGTCTCGCACGGTCGGCACCTGGGCCATCGAGCACCTCTCACCGTCGTTCCCCGCCCGAGCTCCGTGGGGAACGGCGAGCAAGCTCAGGGCGTGGCAGGCGGAGGCGCTGGAGGCCTATTTCCGATACGAGCCGCGCGACTTCCTCGCCGCAGCGACCCCTGGAGCAGGGAAGACCACATTCGCGCTCCGGCTCGCGGTCGAGCTGCTGAAACGGCGAACTGTGGAGCGGGTCACGATCGTCGCACCGACCGAGCACCTCAAACGGCAGTGGGCGGAGGCGGCGGCGCGGGTCGGGATCCCGATCGACCCGAACTTCAAGAACGCGCACGGCCGCTACGGATCGCACTACCGGGGCATCGCCGTCACGTACGCCCAGGTGGCGGTGAACGCGTCGCTGCACAGAGACATCACCATGGACCGCCGCACGCTCGTCATCCTCGACGAAGTGCACCACGGAGGCGACGCGCTCAGCTGGGGCGACGCCATCCGCGAGTCGTTCGAGCGGGCAGAGCGGCGGCTGTCCCTCACCGGGACGCCATTCCGCAGCGACACGTCGCCGATTCCGTTCGTGACGTACCTACAGAACAGGGAAGGCATCCGCACCTCGCGCACCGACTACAACTACGGATACGGCCGCGCGCTTGCCGACGGCGTCGTGCGCCCTGTGCTGTTCATGGTCTACGCGGGCCACATGCGCTGGCGGACGAAGACCGGCGACCAGATGGAGGCCAGGCTCGGCGAGGGCAACACGAAGGACATCACGTCGCAGGCGTGGCGCACAGCGCTCGATCCGAAGGGCGAATGGATCCCGCAGGTGCTGCACGCCGCCGACCGGAGGCTGTCCGAGGTGCGGCAGCAGGTTCCGGATGCCGGTGGACTGGTTATCGCGACCGATCAGGTCGCGGCGCGGGCGTACGCCGCCATCCTGGAGTCCATCTGCGGCGAGAAGGTCACCGTCGTCCTCTCGGACGAGAAGGAGTCCAGCGAGAGGATCGCCGAGTTCGCCGAAGACGACTCGCGATGGATGGTCGCGGTGCGCATGGTCTCCGAAGGCGTGGACGTGCCACGGCTGGCCGTCGGCGTCTACGCAACGAGTGCCTCCACTCCGCTGTTCTTCGCCCAGGCCATCGGACGCTTCGTGCGGGCCAGGCGGCGCGGGGAGACGGCATCCGTGTTCCTGCCCGACGTTCCAGTGCTGATGGCGCTGGCGCGGGCGCTCGAACTGGAGCGCGACCACGCGCTCGACCGTATGTCGACGGACGGCGAAGGAGACCTGTGGAACCCCGAGGACGCCATGATGGCGGCAGCGGAACGGAACGACAAGGCATCCGATTCGCTGCAGCAGGAGTTCGCGTTCGAGGCGTTGGACTCGCATGCGGCCTTCGACCGCGTCATGTACGACGGAACCGAGTTCGGCGGATTCGCCGAGCCGGGCAGCGACGAGGAGTGGGACTTCATCGGCATCCCCGGGCTGCTCGAACCGGACCAGGTGCACGAATTGCTGCGCACCAGGCAGGCGAGGCAGGCCAAGCGGGCGGCGAATCGCAAGCCGTCGGCATCCGGTGAACCGCAGCAGTCACCGCCGGCACCCGTGTACCGCACGCTGAAGGAACAGCGCAGTCTTCTGAACAGCCTCGTCGGCTTGTACGCGAAGAATTCGGGGGAGGCGCACGGGCTCGTGCACGCCGAACTGCGCCGCCTGTGCGGTGGTCCCACCGTCGCACAGGCGAGCGTGACGCAGCTGCAGGCGCGCATCGACCTGCTCCGCAAGCGTCTCGGACACCACTGA